From Daucus carota subsp. sativus chromosome 6, DH1 v3.0, whole genome shotgun sequence, the proteins below share one genomic window:
- the LOC108226275 gene encoding vegetative cell wall protein gp1 yields the protein MSRHMAVVLVSLLLVALVGFASAANSPAPSPSPKGAAPKSSPPQSPASGGKSPASSKAPAPADDDDDDTADSPDADTPGSAPDSSDSSSSSPPAPPGEDSSDSPSDAPSDAPSADDADAPSPSEESKAVALKASSVVAVALVAGFFVA from the coding sequence ATGTCGCGCCATATGGCTGTTGTTCTTGTTTCGCTCCTGTTGGTGGCTCTCGTTGGCTTTGCTTCCGCGGCTAACTCACCAGCTCCAAGTCCATCGCCCAAGGGGGCAGCCCCGAAATCAAGCCCGCCTCAGTCACCAGCATCCGGGGGCAAATCTCCCGCGTCTTCGAAAGCACCAGCCCCTGCAGATGACGACGACGATGATACGGCGGATTCTCCTGATGCGGACACCCCTGGCTCTGCTCCCGACAGTAGtgattcttcttcatcatcgCCGCCAGCTCCCCCGGGTGAAGACTCTTCTGATTCTCCCTCGGACGCACCCTCGGACGCACCATCCGCAGATGATGCGGACGCACCTTCACCATCGGAGGAAAGTAAGGCCGTGGCTTTGAAGGCGTCTTCTGTGGTGGCTGTTGCTCTTGTAGCCGGTTTCTTTGTGGcttga